One window from the genome of Thermus sediminis encodes:
- a CDS encoding ABC transporter substrate-binding protein, with product MKRREFLKGVGVGLAASLVLGPLVVRAQAGPIIRVAGDSTAVGEGGRWMKEMAEAWGRRTGTRVEYIDSPADTNDRLALYQQYWAARSPDVDVYMIDVIWPGIVLPHAVDLRQYFTEAELREFFPRIVQNNTIQGRLTSIPFFTDAGILYYRKDLLEKYGYRNPPRTWAELEQMAQRVVEGERRAGNRNFWGFVFQGKAYEGLTCNALEWVYSHGGGRFVESNGTISVNNGNAALALNRARGWVGNIAPQGVASYAEEEARNVWQQGNALFMRNWPYAYALGQTEGSPIQGRFGVTVLPRVSADAPNAATLGGWQLMVSAYSRYPREAADLVRYLASYEVQKDNAVRLSRLPTRPALYTDRDVLARNPWFRDLLPVFQNAVSRPSDVAGANYNRVSEAIWTEVHSVLTGRKRGEAAVRDLEARLRRILR from the coding sequence ATGAAGCGCAGAGAGTTTCTCAAAGGGGTAGGTGTCGGGCTCGCGGCTAGCCTTGTCCTGGGACCCTTGGTGGTTCGGGCGCAGGCGGGTCCCATCATCCGAGTGGCGGGGGACTCCACCGCTGTGGGCGAGGGCGGTCGCTGGATGAAGGAGATGGCAGAGGCCTGGGGTAGGAGGACGGGAACCCGGGTGGAGTACATCGACTCCCCTGCCGACACCAACGACCGCCTGGCCCTCTACCAGCAGTACTGGGCCGCCAGAAGCCCGGACGTGGACGTCTACATGATTGACGTCATATGGCCGGGCATTGTCCTCCCCCACGCCGTCGATTTGCGGCAATATTTCACGGAGGCGGAGCTCAGGGAGTTCTTCCCCCGCATTGTGCAGAACAACACCATCCAGGGCCGGCTCACCTCCATCCCCTTCTTCACCGACGCTGGCATCCTTTACTACCGGAAGGACCTTCTGGAGAAGTACGGGTATAGGAACCCTCCGCGCACCTGGGCCGAGTTGGAGCAGATGGCCCAAAGGGTTGTTGAGGGAGAGCGGAGGGCGGGAAACCGGAACTTCTGGGGTTTCGTCTTCCAGGGCAAGGCCTACGAGGGGCTCACCTGCAACGCCCTGGAGTGGGTCTACTCCCATGGGGGTGGGCGCTTCGTGGAGTCCAACGGCACCATCAGCGTCAACAACGGCAACGCGGCCTTGGCCCTCAACCGGGCCCGGGGCTGGGTGGGGAACATCGCCCCTCAAGGGGTCGCCAGCTACGCAGAGGAAGAGGCCAGAAACGTCTGGCAGCAAGGCAACGCCCTCTTCATGCGCAACTGGCCCTATGCCTACGCCCTGGGCCAAACCGAGGGGAGCCCCATCCAAGGCAGGTTCGGGGTCACGGTCCTGCCCAGGGTATCCGCCGACGCTCCCAACGCCGCTACCCTAGGGGGCTGGCAGCTGATGGTCTCCGCCTACAGCCGCTACCCCAGGGAGGCCGCCGACCTGGTCAGGTACCTGGCCTCCTACGAGGTGCAGAAGGACAACGCCGTGCGCCTCTCCCGCCTGCCCACGCGGCCTGCCCTCTACACCGACCGGGATGTCCTGGCCAGGAATCCCTGGTTTAGGGACCTCCTCCCCGTCTTCCAGAACGCCGTTTCCCGTCCCTCCGATGTGGCTGGGGCCAACTACAACCGGGTCTCCGAGGCCATATGGACCGAGGTCCACAGCGTCCTCACCGGGCGGAAGAGGGGAGAGGCTGCGGTGAGGGACCTCGAGGCCCGCCTGAGGCGGATTCTCCGCTAA
- a CDS encoding DUF309 domain-containing protein gives MEALETFLALFREGRYFEAHEALEEAWQRARGEERRFLQGLILLAAALHQEAEGRNGLRNLRKAEARLQGLFSPYLGLDWRPLLEEARRRLGA, from the coding sequence ATGGAGGCCCTGGAGACCTTCCTGGCCCTTTTCCGGGAGGGGCGGTACTTCGAGGCCCACGAGGCGCTGGAAGAGGCCTGGCAAAGGGCTCGAGGGGAGGAGCGGCGCTTCCTCCAGGGCCTCATCCTCCTAGCGGCGGCCCTCCACCAGGAGGCGGAGGGCAGGAACGGCCTGCGCAACCTGAGGAAGGCTGAGGCCAGGCTCCAGGGCCTCTTTTCCCCCTACCTGGGCCTGGACTGGCGGCCCCTATTGGAGGAGGCCCGGCGTAGACTTGGGGCGTGA
- a CDS encoding aldehyde ferredoxin oxidoreductase family protein: MLGGYAHKLARIDLTTGQVEYFAPDPKDLEMYVGGRGLGVKYVYENGPQVDSLGPENLLCIMNGPLSGTRAKMSGRLAVVTKSPLTGTVTDSHMGGWTAAKLKWAGFDGLLIKGASERPVYLLVEDGEVSIEDASDLWGKTTHEVHRILRERHGEEADVMAIGPAGENLVRFANWINNDERAAGRGGTGAVAGSKKLKAIVVVGKQDKMPQPKDPELWREADRLASATINDPKNVTAPKKGGLSLYGTNVLMNITNVMGALPTYNAQHTCIEGAEKISGEYIREHRLIQDNTCHACPVACKKMVEVHVDGKTIRFESYEYESAWALGAHAGHTDTDWTGYAIYLCNAYGMDTIEAGNAIAVLMEATEKGYYHGEDGIRFGDKEGEARVLEAIAHRRGVGDMLAEGPARFAKAIGHPEIALEVKGQSIPAYDPRGLKGMGIAYATSNRGACHLRAYTPASEILGVPYKTDPLAWQGKGKLTKLFQDLSAFTDSLDLCKFSQFAEGPEEYAKQLSAYWGRPVTPEEILKIGERIYNLERHYNNLAGWAEGSDYLPERFLQEPSDCAGSKGQLTELDLMLEECYRERGWERGVVPPAKLLELGILSQAAD; encoded by the coding sequence ATGCTTGGAGGATATGCCCACAAGCTTGCCCGTATTGACCTGACCACCGGCCAGGTGGAGTACTTCGCCCCCGATCCCAAGGACCTGGAGATGTACGTGGGGGGACGAGGCCTTGGGGTGAAGTACGTGTACGAGAACGGCCCCCAGGTGGACTCCCTGGGCCCGGAGAACCTCCTTTGCATCATGAACGGCCCCCTTTCCGGCACCCGCGCCAAGATGTCCGGGCGGCTGGCGGTGGTCACCAAGAGCCCCCTCACCGGCACGGTTACCGACAGCCACATGGGGGGCTGGACCGCGGCCAAGCTGAAGTGGGCGGGGTTTGATGGCCTCCTCATCAAGGGGGCCTCGGAGAGGCCTGTCTACCTCCTGGTGGAGGACGGGGAGGTCTCCATAGAGGACGCCTCCGACCTCTGGGGCAAGACCACCCACGAGGTCCACCGCATCCTCCGCGAGCGGCACGGGGAGGAGGCCGACGTCATGGCCATCGGCCCCGCCGGGGAGAACCTGGTGCGCTTCGCCAACTGGATCAACAACGATGAGCGGGCCGCAGGCCGCGGGGGCACGGGGGCGGTGGCGGGGAGCAAAAAGCTGAAGGCCATCGTGGTGGTGGGCAAGCAGGACAAGATGCCCCAGCCCAAGGACCCCGAGCTCTGGCGGGAGGCGGACCGCCTGGCCTCGGCCACCATCAACGACCCCAAGAACGTGACCGCTCCCAAGAAGGGCGGGCTTTCCCTCTACGGCACCAACGTCCTCATGAACATCACCAACGTCATGGGGGCCCTGCCCACCTACAACGCCCAGCACACCTGCATTGAAGGGGCGGAGAAGATCTCCGGGGAGTACATCCGCGAGCACCGCCTCATCCAGGACAACACCTGCCACGCCTGCCCCGTGGCCTGCAAGAAGATGGTGGAGGTCCACGTGGACGGCAAGACCATCCGCTTTGAGTCCTACGAGTACGAGTCCGCCTGGGCCTTGGGGGCCCACGCGGGCCACACGGACACGGACTGGACCGGCTACGCCATCTACCTCTGCAACGCCTACGGGATGGACACCATTGAGGCGGGCAACGCCATCGCCGTCCTCATGGAGGCCACGGAGAAGGGGTACTACCATGGGGAGGACGGGATCCGCTTTGGGGACAAGGAGGGGGAGGCGAGGGTCCTCGAGGCCATCGCCCACCGCCGGGGCGTGGGGGACATGCTGGCCGAAGGTCCCGCCCGCTTCGCCAAGGCCATCGGCCACCCGGAGATCGCCCTAGAGGTCAAGGGCCAGTCCATCCCCGCCTACGACCCCCGGGGCCTCAAGGGCATGGGCATCGCCTACGCCACCTCCAACCGCGGGGCCTGCCACCTAAGGGCCTATACCCCTGCCTCGGAGATCCTGGGGGTGCCCTACAAGACCGACCCCCTGGCCTGGCAGGGCAAGGGGAAGCTCACCAAGCTCTTCCAGGACCTCTCCGCCTTCACCGATTCCCTGGACCTCTGCAAGTTCAGCCAGTTCGCCGAGGGGCCGGAGGAGTACGCCAAGCAGCTTTCCGCCTACTGGGGCCGGCCCGTGACCCCCGAGGAGATCCTTAAGATCGGGGAGCGCATCTACAACCTGGAGCGCCACTACAACAACCTGGCGGGCTGGGCCGAGGGCTCGGACTACCTGCCCGAGCGCTTCCTCCAGGAACCCTCGGACTGCGCCGGCTCTAAGGGGCAGCTCACGGAGCTGGACCTCATGCTGGAGGAGTGCTACCGCGAAAGGGGCTGGGAGCGGGGCGTGGTGCCCCCGGCCAAGCTCCTTGAGCTTGGCATCCTCTCCCAGGCGGCGGACTAA
- a CDS encoding asparaginase — protein MKAEVLVYRGPWVENRHRVSLAVYGEEGLVACAGNPAMVSYLRSSAKPFQALALFLTGAVERFALGEEEIALATASHDGTPRHVGVAARFLGKLGLGPERLVCGVHPPFSKEAREALQRAGERPTPLHHNCSGKHAGMLAAALALGASPEGYERPEHPVQELNRKALQDLSGAEPLQATDGCGVPTFALPLARAARAFYLLARPDQAPKPYEEPLRRVGEAMRRHPHLVAGPGSIDTLLMERLPLLAKRGAEGYHGLALLDSPRGPLGVALKVEDGSTQAREVAVVALLRALGLEPGPTPWDRPEVQNHRGLAVGHLEARLALSWI, from the coding sequence GTGAAGGCAGAGGTTTTGGTCTACCGCGGGCCGTGGGTGGAGAACCGGCACCGGGTTTCCCTGGCGGTCTACGGCGAGGAGGGGCTTGTGGCCTGTGCGGGGAACCCCGCCATGGTGAGCTACCTGCGCTCCTCGGCCAAGCCCTTCCAGGCCCTGGCCCTTTTCCTCACCGGGGCCGTGGAGCGGTTTGCCTTGGGCGAGGAGGAGATCGCCCTGGCCACCGCCAGCCACGACGGCACGCCCCGCCACGTGGGGGTGGCCGCCCGCTTCCTAGGGAAGCTGGGCCTGGGCCCTGAGCGCCTGGTCTGCGGGGTCCATCCCCCCTTTTCCAAGGAGGCCCGGGAGGCCCTGCAAAGGGCGGGGGAGAGGCCCACCCCCCTCCACCACAACTGCTCGGGCAAGCACGCGGGGATGCTGGCGGCCGCCCTGGCCCTGGGGGCCTCCCCGGAAGGGTACGAACGCCCCGAGCACCCGGTCCAGGAGCTGAACCGGAAGGCCCTCCAGGACCTTTCTGGGGCCGAACCCCTGCAGGCCACGGATGGGTGCGGCGTCCCTACCTTCGCCCTGCCCCTTGCCCGGGCGGCCCGGGCCTTCTACCTGCTGGCCCGGCCGGACCAAGCCCCAAAGCCCTATGAGGAGCCCCTCCGCCGGGTGGGGGAGGCCATGCGCCGCCACCCCCATCTGGTGGCGGGGCCAGGGAGCATAGACACCCTCCTCATGGAACGCCTTCCCCTCCTGGCCAAGCGGGGGGCCGAGGGCTACCATGGCTTGGCCCTTCTGGATAGCCCTAGGGGGCCCTTGGGCGTGGCCCTCAAGGTGGAGGACGGCTCCACCCAGGCCCGGGAGGTGGCGGTGGTGGCCCTCCTTAGGGCCTTGGGCCTCGAGCCCGGCCCCACCCCCTGGGACCGGCCCGAGGTGCAGAACCACCGGGGCCTGGCCGTGGGGCACCTCGAGGCCCGGCTAGCGCTTTCCTGGATCTGA
- a CDS encoding ubiquitin-like small modifier protein 1 translates to MPKVNLYATFRDLAGTSQAWVEGCTVGEALKNLVARYPPLGPELFEGGELLERVSVFLEGRDVRYLMGLATPLGEEATLDLFPPVAGGGRFGQVFGALPPWLLEEYLRSWGGEREAEGVFRLPGARVRFCEAPPLEAGGLATCQLRVEVEGEAAKAWFRRIALAASRGGG, encoded by the coding sequence ATGCCCAAGGTGAACCTCTACGCCACCTTCCGCGACCTGGCGGGCACCTCCCAGGCTTGGGTGGAGGGCTGCACGGTAGGGGAGGCCCTGAAGAACCTCGTGGCCCGCTACCCCCCTTTGGGGCCGGAGCTCTTTGAAGGGGGGGAGCTCTTGGAGCGGGTCTCGGTCTTCCTCGAGGGCCGGGACGTGCGCTACCTGATGGGCCTGGCCACCCCCTTGGGAGAGGAGGCCACCTTGGACCTCTTTCCCCCGGTGGCGGGGGGTGGACGGTTCGGCCAGGTTTTTGGGGCCCTTCCCCCTTGGCTCCTGGAGGAGTACCTGCGTTCCTGGGGCGGGGAGAGGGAGGCCGAGGGGGTCTTTCGCCTCCCTGGGGCCCGGGTGCGGTTTTGTGAGGCACCCCCCTTGGAGGCGGGCGGCCTCGCCACCTGCCAGCTCCGGGTGGAAGTGGAGGGGGAGGCGGCCAAGGCTTGGTTCCGGCGGATCGCCCTCGCCGCTAGCCGGGGAGGAGGTTAG
- a CDS encoding carbohydrate kinase family protein, which produces MLALVGETLVDLVLEEEDPLRFTGVPGGSVLNTASALARLGLPVRFFSEVGTDWLSLWCEGEMARQGLEPRLFRHPAPMPLALVRLDEKGNAHYSFHRPFQAPYRPEAGGVRGAWGLHFGSLFTLEARTREGLEALLREAEGALLSYDPNLRSPPGPEERDWIGGYLERVDLLKLSLEDARLLFPEGPLEGVRRLPPALKVLTLGPEGAVAFLGEVEVRVPGEKVKVVDTVGAGDTFTAGLLALLWKRGFGKGNLSTLEAETLEGILKGATALAALACTVRGAGLPEEGLGAWRARFLGDEEDLAHGPPPL; this is translated from the coding sequence ATGCTGGCCCTGGTGGGGGAAACCCTGGTGGACCTGGTGCTGGAGGAGGAAGACCCCTTGCGCTTCACAGGGGTGCCGGGGGGCTCGGTCCTCAACACGGCGAGCGCCCTGGCCCGGCTGGGCCTTCCCGTGCGCTTCTTCTCCGAGGTGGGGACGGACTGGCTTTCCCTTTGGTGCGAGGGGGAGATGGCGAGGCAGGGCCTAGAGCCCAGGCTCTTCCGCCACCCCGCCCCCATGCCCCTGGCCCTGGTGCGCCTGGACGAAAAGGGGAACGCCCACTACAGCTTCCACCGCCCCTTCCAAGCCCCCTACCGGCCCGAGGCGGGCGGGGTGAGGGGGGCTTGGGGCCTCCACTTCGGCTCCCTCTTCACCCTCGAGGCCCGCACCCGGGAAGGGCTAGAGGCCCTCCTCAGGGAGGCGGAAGGGGCCCTCCTCTCCTACGACCCCAACCTGCGAAGCCCCCCGGGGCCAGAGGAACGGGACTGGATTGGGGGATACCTGGAGCGGGTAGACCTCCTCAAGCTCTCCCTGGAGGACGCCCGCCTCCTCTTTCCCGAAGGCCCCCTGGAGGGGGTGCGGCGCCTCCCCCCTGCCCTCAAGGTCCTCACCCTGGGCCCCGAGGGGGCGGTGGCCTTCCTGGGGGAGGTGGAGGTGCGGGTCCCGGGGGAGAAAGTGAAGGTGGTGGACACCGTGGGGGCGGGGGATACCTTCACCGCGGGGCTTCTAGCCCTCTTATGGAAAAGGGGCTTCGGCAAGGGGAACCTTTCCACCCTGGAAGCGGAAACCCTGGAAGGAATCCTTAAGGGGGCCACGGCCTTGGCCGCCCTGGCCTGCACCGTGCGGGGAGCGGGCCTCCCCGAGGAGGGGCTTGGGGCCTGGCGGGCCCGCTTCCTAGGGGATGAGGAGGACCTTGCCCACGGTCCTCCGCCCCTCTAG